The nucleotide window GTCAACAACCTCGATTGGGTTGGCAGCATGGATGTGCTGACTTTTTTGCGCGATATAGGTAAACACTTCTCTGTCAACAACATGATTAATAAGGAGTCTGTAAAACAGCGTATTGAGCGTGAAGGTGAGGGGATTTCATTTACTGAATTCACATACATGCTTCTTCAGTCGTATGATTTTGCGGAATTGTACAAACGGTATAGTTGTACATTGCAGATTGGTGGTAGTGACCAATGGGGTAATATAACTGGCGGTACGGATCTGACGCGGCGTCTGCATGGCGGTCAGGTTTATGGGCTAACTGTTCCCTTGATTACCAAATCAGACGGTACAAAATTTGGCAAAACTGAATCCGGAGCTGTTTGGCTTAATCCTGAAAAAACATCTCCCTACATGTTTTACCAATTCTGGTTGAATGTGGCGGATGCTGATGTTTATCGCTTTATGCGTTACTTCACTTTCCTGTCGGTCGAGGAAATTGCGCGTATCGAGGCTGAGGACGCTGTGAGTAACAAGAGGCCTGACGCGCAGCGAATTCTTGCGGAAGAGGTGACTCGACTAATTCATGGTCATGAGGGGTTGGCTGCGGCCCAGCGAATCACTTTGGCCTTGTTCAGTGATCAGTTCGATATGCTATCCAAAGACGATTTGTTGCAGTTGAAGCAAGATGGCCTGCCTTCTTCTGTGATTAATCGTGCGCAATTGGAGTCTGTCTCTTTAACTCAATTGCTGGTAGATGCTGAGTTGGCGGCATCGGGCAAGCAAATTAAAGATGCTCTTGCGCGTAATGCGGTATCAATTAATGGCTCTCCGAAATCACTTGATGACAACATGAAAGCCGCTGAGTCTTTTTCTAAGGGTTGTGGTTTTTTTGAGTGCTTCTATTTGGTGAGGGTCGGTAAAAAGAAGTATCACTTATTTGAAG belongs to Cellvibrio sp. pealriver and includes:
- the tyrS gene encoding tyrosine--tRNA ligase, yielding MTAIDTNFLQELQDRGLIAQMTGGEAIVEHLNSGSRTLYCGFDPTADSLHIGHLVPLLMLRRFQLAGHRPIALVGGATGLIGDPSFKAQERKLNTAETVSNWVENLKGQISRFVNFECGDTSAIVVNNLDWVGSMDVLTFLRDIGKHFSVNNMINKESVKQRIEREGEGISFTEFTYMLLQSYDFAELYKRYSCTLQIGGSDQWGNITGGTDLTRRLHGGQVYGLTVPLITKSDGTKFGKTESGAVWLNPEKTSPYMFYQFWLNVADADVYRFMRYFTFLSVEEIARIEAEDAVSNKRPDAQRILAEEVTRLIHGHEGLAAAQRITLALFSDQFDMLSKDDLLQLKQDGLPSSVINRAQLESVSLTQLLVDAELAASGKQIKDALARNAVSINGSPKSLDDNMKAAESFSKGCGFFECFYLVRVGKKKYHLFEVV